From the Synechococcus sp. KORDI-49 genome, the window ATGACGAAGGCCTCCCGTCCAGGTTTCGCTGCCTCGTCCAGCGGTCCGTCCGGACAGAACGAGCAGACCTGGGATGCCGTGGAGACCTACTTCGAATGCATCACGACCTGCTCGCTGGATGACGGCGACTGCATCACCCGCTGCGTGGAACAGTTGCGGGATTCCGAGAGCTAGCCCTCTCAGGCCGGCTGAAGTGTGGAGAGGTCGACCGGTGTGACCTCGAGCGTCACCTCGTCCTCTCCGCGTCGCACCGTGATGCGCAGCCGCTCCCCGACTCCACGGCTTTCGATGGCGCTGACCACGGCAGCCGGGCCCTTCATGGTGCGGCCATCGATGGAGATGATCACGTCGTCCACCTTCAGGCCGGCCTTGTCTGCCGGACCTCCGGGTTGCACCGAACGGATCACAGCCCCGGGAGGCACGGCAGCGCCAGGATTGGGGGACGGGACCGGCGAGAGACCGATACCCACCATCGGATGCTGGACCCGACCGGACTTCACCAGCTCACGGGCGATCGCCTGAGCCCGGTTGATCGGGATCGCGAATCCGAGACCGGCTCCGGGGCCGGAGCGCACCAAGGTGTTGATCCCGACGACCTCCCCATCGGCATTGAGAAGGGGGCCGCCGGAATTTCCGGGGTTGATGGCAGCATCGGTCTGGATCAGATCCAGCCGCTTGCCTGAGATCCCCAGCTGGGAGACGTTGCGGTTCAGATTGCTGATGATGCCGAGGGTGACGGTGTTCTCAAGACCGAAGGGGTTGCCCACCGCGATGGCCCAGTCGCCGACATTGAGCTGATCGGAATTCCCCAGCGTCGCGGTGGGCCAGGGCCCCTTGCCTTCAAGACGCACGACCGCCAGGTCGGTGAGCGTGTCCTTGCCGACCACCCGGCCGGACACCCGGCGGCCGTCGGAGAGCCCCACGCTGAGGGTGTCGGCACCCTCCACCACATGGGCGTTGGTGAGCAGCAATCCCTCCGCATCGAAGATCACCCCGCTGCCCTGGCCGCGCTGCACGCGTGAACGGGGCGTCGCCGTACCGGGTATTCCGAAGAAATGACGGAACATGGGATCCGCCATCAGTCCGCGAGGCAGGCCGGACACCCCCGGACTGCGCACGGTGCGGGCGGTCTCCAGGGTCACCACGGCCGCTCCACTGCGCTTCACGGCCGCCGCCACGAAGGATTCCCGTGAAAGCGCCGCCGAGGCCGGTGCGGCCTGAGCCATCTGCTGAGCCGTGACGAACTGCTGGGCGGCAGCACCGCCGATCAACAGGCCACCAGCGACGACAGGAACAAGGAGGGCGCGGGGCGGGGTCCAGTTCGACAGATTCACCAGCAGGATTAACGAAGAGATGTTCAAACCGTAAGGAGATGGTCTGGCGCAATCCAGACGGCGGCCGGTCAGACCTGTGACCGAGTGCGTCCAGTCCCTGCTGACAGCCATGATGGTGCTGTTGGAACGCTTGGCCCAACGATGCTGTCGTCCCTGTTCCCCGTTCTCTACGGCGTCGTGTTCGTGGCGTTGCTGTGGCAGGCGTTCCGCGTGATGAGCCGCGGATTCAGAGCGGCAAGCGGTCCGATTGATGAGCCCGCTGACCGTACAGGCCGTGTCACCGTGCACCCGGAATTGCTCGACAACGACGGGCGGATCACCGAGGAGGATCTGCTGACGGTACGTTTCGGCGGCGACGAGGAGGCCGGCTCAGATACCTCAGGGACCACTGCTGAATAAGTTAGGGATCGGTTGTCGTCAGACGGCACCGTTCTGGAATCGATGAGAGGGTCGAACGAGTGGATCAGAGAACACGGATCGTTGCTGCAGTCATCAAGGGCGTGAAACTTCCGCCCCGCTTCCGTCTGAGGATGCTGAAGGAAGATCCTGTGCGACTCGAGCTCAGCCTCACGCCTGCCTACGGCAAACAACCGGTGATCGTGGGTCTGGTGGAATCCCTTGACCTGGTGGCCCGTCGCGACCGCGAAGGCCGGATTCCCCGGGATCTGCAGGGGACCTGGGACTGGACGGTGCGCCACGGCCAGGTGAGCACCGGTGGATGGAATCCCTATCTCAAGGAAGCGCTTCAGACCATGTTCGAAACCGGGCTGCCGGCGATCGTGTTCGAGGAGCTCACGGGAGAGGAGTACCACCCGGTGGATGGCACCCGCCATGTGCGCTGAATCCAACGCTCTGTAAAAACGTGCGAACAGCGACCACAAGCGGCGGCGACCGGAGCTAGACCGGAATTATTCCGGCCTTTAAGGAAGTCTTTATGGCCAACCTCACCGCCTCCCTTGGGCCGCTGGTGAAGCTGCTCGCCGCCTTCGGTGCCGTCAGCAGCCTGCTGTTGCTCGGGGTGCTGAACCTCGTTCACTGAGTCCCGGCTTGACGGCCTACCCGATCGATCCGCTGTTGCCGCGGCTCTGCGAAGCGCTGCAACCGGGATCCACAGTGCTGCTCCAGGCTCCTCCAGGAGCTGGCAAGACGACCCGCGTGCCTCTGGCTCTGCTGGGCGCCCTGGGCCCGATGGGCGACAACCGCATCCGGGAGGGGCGGATCTGGATGATCGAACCCCGACGCCTGGCTGCCAGAGCCGCTGCTTCCCGCCTGGCGGAGACCCTTGGGGAAAGCGTCGGTGAGCGGGTCGGCTTCTCGGTCCGCGGCGAGCAGCAACGCTCGGCACAGACGCAGGTGGAGGTGATCACCGATGGCCTGTTTCTGCGACGGCTGCAGGCCGACCCGGCTCTCAATGGTGTGGCCGTGGTGCTGTTCGACGAATTCCACGAACGTCGTCGGGACGCCGATCTTGCCTTCGCACTGCTGCAGGAAGCCCGTCCGCTGCTGCAACCGGAGCTGGCGGTGATGCTGATGTCAGCCACGCTCGATCTCTCCGACCTGCGGAACCGTCTGCCGGAGGCCGCCGTGCTGGAAAGCGAGGGGCGGGCTCACCCTGTGGAGACCGTTCACCAGCTCCCCCGGCGCGATGAGGCCCTGCCTCGTCAGGTCCTCAGGGCGATCGAAACCCACGCCATCGAGCTGCCCGCACGCAGCGGTGTGCTGGTGTTCCTGCCGGGCCTGGCGGAGATCATCCGGTGCAAGGAACTGCTGGAGACAGCTGGATACCTGCGGCGCTGGCGGATCCTGCCGCTGCATGGCCAGCTGCCCCTGGAGGAGCAGAACCGTGCCCTGCAGCGCTGCAGCGCTGACCATGACGGAACGGTGATCCTCGCCAGCGCCATCGCGGAAAGCTCGGTGACCATCGACGGCGTGCGCCTGGTGATCGACAGCGGACTCAGCCGGCAGCTGCGCTACGACCCCGGGCAGGGCATGGAAGGCCTGGAGACAGTCCCCTCCAGCCTGGCCAGCGCCGATCAACGCCGCGGACGGGCAGGACGCCAGGGACCGGGCTGCTGCGTGCGGCTCTGGTCTCCAGCGGAACAGCAGCGGCGGCCGGCCTTCAGCACGCCGGAACTGCAGCTGGCGGATCCGCAGCCCGTGGTGCTGGAACTGGCAGCCTGGGGCGCAGGCCTCGGGGAGGAGCTTCCCTGGCTCGAGCCACCGCCTGCGGCATCGCTGCTGGAGGGCCAGCAACAGCTGATCGCCCTTGGGGTCCTGACCACCGACGGGAGGCTGAGCCCCTCCGGCAGGCTGCTGGGCCAGCTGGGCACGCATCCGCGCCTGGGGGTGCTGATGCTGGAGGCACACCGACGGGGCTGTCCCGAACTCGGATGTGATCTGGCGGCTCTGCTGAGCGAACGGGACCCGCTGCGTCTACGCGACAGCGGTTGCGACCTGCACGCCCGGCTCGAGGCTCTCAAACGGGAGAGACGGCTGGCCCCGCTGCGACAGCTCAGCCGTCAGCTGCGCCGCCAGCTGGAGGCGCTGAAGCTCGATCCTCCCCATGACCAACCGGAGCAGGACGCTTCCCGGCTGATCCTGGCGGCGTTTCCAGGCTGGCTGGCACTGCAGCGTCCCGGCCAGCCGGGCCGCTACCGGTTGCGTCAGGGACGCGGAGCCGATCTGGTGCCGCATGACCCACTGACAGGGGCCGAGGCGCTGGCGGTGGCACGGGTGGACCTCGGCAGTCGCGAGACCCGCATTCAGCTCGCCGTGGCGATCAGCGACGCCACGCTGCAGAGCCTGGCCGCGCAGGAGGGGCAGTGGCAGGACAGCGCGCACTGGGATGCCGCCGCAGCACGGATCCGGGCAAGGCGAAGGCTGATGCTGGGGCATCTCACGATCCGAGAGGACGCTCTGCCGACCCCGGACGGACTCCAGTGCCGCGATCTGCTGCTGGGTCTGCTGGCGGAGTCGCGCCGCCTCGACTGGCTGCCCTGGACCGATGCCCTGCAACAGCTCTGTCGGCGCCAGGATCTGGCCCATCGCCATCTGGGAGCTCCCTGGCCGCAGAGAACGCCTGAGGCATTGCTCGCCACGGCGGAGCACTGGCTCGGCCCGGTCCTGATCGGCTGCCTCCGCTGGCAGGACCTGGATCCCACCACCCTGGAGAACGCTCTTTGGACAGACCTGGAGTGGGGGCATCGACAGCAACTGGAGACACTGCTGCCCCGCCAGGTTCCGATCCCGTCCGGACGGTGCGCCGCTTTGCGCTACGAAGAGGATGAAGTGGTCCTTGCCGTGAAGCTGCAGGAGATGTTCGGCTGCGCTGACAGCCCTCAACTGCTCGATGGACGATTGCCGGTGACGCTCGAACTGCTCTCCCCGGCCGGGCGGCCTTTGCAGCGGACCTGCGACCTGGCTGGCTTCTGGAGCGGAAGTTACGCCGACGTCCGACGCGACATGCGCGGGCGCTATCCGAAGCACCCCTGGCCGGAGGATCCACGCCAGGCGATCCCCACCGCCCGAACAAAACGACGGCCATCGCGTCCGAACTGAAAGGCCGGCGCATCACTCAGCGGTGTCACCGAAAGCACAAGCAACAAATCTCCATCCTTTGTTACATTGCTTCCAACCAATCGGTTCTTCCTCATGTCCGACTCCACCCAATCCCGTTTCGGTTTCGTCAACTTCGCTGAGACCTGGAACGGCCGCCTGGCCATGCTCGGCTTCGTCATCGGCCTCGGCACCGAGCTGCTGACCGGCCAGGGCATCCTGTCCCAGATCGGCCTCGGCTGATCCCTTCAGGGCTTCACAAAACCCCGCCGATCGTCGGTGGGGTTTTTTGTTGTCTTCGCCTGGATGTCCACACCATGGTTCACAGTGGACCGAATCTCAACGGCTGACATTGGCACCGCTCTACGTTCAGAACCGCCGCGATGGATCGAGGCTCCTGAGCAGTGCCCTTGTGATCTTCTCCATCTCCTTGACCCAGCTGCATCAACCATGGGGTGCATTCGTGGCCATGGTGAGTGGATTGGTCTGTCTCTACTGGGGTCTCGCCTACCGCCGCCTTGAGCGCTGATCGGATTCCGACCTATTCGGTCGGTGAACTGAATGCCGCCGTCGGCAGCCTGCTGGAACGCGGATTCGCCCCCCGCTTCCTGGTCGAGGCAAGCGTCTCGAGACCGCAGCTGAAAAAGGGGCATCTGTGGCTCACCCTGACTGACGGTGACGCGAGCATCACCGGTGTGGTCTGGGCCTCCCGCCTCAAGCAGCTGAGCCATCATCCGCAGGACGGTGACGGCGTCACCGTGGTGGGCAAGCTCAATTTCTGGATCGCCCGCGCCAGCCTGTCGGTGCAGGTGCTGGACATCAGGCCCAGCCTCACCACCGTGCTGCGTCAGTTCGAGCAGGTGCGAGACCGGCTGCTCGAGGAAGGGGTGATCGATCCTGCCCGTCGACGCCCCTTGCCGCTGCGACCTGCCGTGGTGGTCATCCTCACCAGCGTGCCCAGTTCCGCGCTGGCGGACATGCTGCGAACGGCTCGGGAACGCTGGCCGATGACCCGGCTGCTGCTGGTGCCGATTCCCGTTCAGGGAGCGGTGGCTGAACGCATTCGTGGCGTGCTCTCCGCACTCGCGATGCGTCACGAACATCTGCAACTGGAAGCTCTTGTGCTCGCCAGGGGCGGAGGCAGTCGCGAGGATCTGGCGGTCTTCGACGACGAAGGGCTCTGCAGGGATCTGGCGGTCTTTCCCGTGCCGGTGATCACCGGCCTCGGCCACGAGGATGACCTCACGGTGGCCGATCTGGTCGCCGATCACCGCGCCGCCACCCCCACCGCCGCCATCGTGGCGCTGCTGCCGGATCGCCAGACGGTGGAACGGGACCTGCAGCGGAGACGAGAGCGGCTGCGTGATCTGCCGAGCTGGCGGCTGGCCCGTGAGCGTCAGCGGCTGCTGGATCGGCGGCGGCGGCTGGAGCAACAGGCACCGACAGCCCGCCTGCCACGCCTGCGCCAGGAGCTACAGCAGAAACGGCTTCTGCTGCAGGCGCTTTCGCCTGAACGATGGCTGCAGCGTGGACTGGCCCTGGTGAACGACGCCAGCGGAGCCGCGGTCACCGGCATCAGCGATGTGCAACCCGGTGACAGGCTGACTGTGCAGCTCCGTGATGGTCTGCTCGACACCAGGGTGGATGCCATCCGCCCCGCTTCCGACGCATCGACTCCATGAACGACAGCGAGTCCCTTCAGGACCGGATCAAGGACTGGCGAAAGGACGCCTCCGGACTCAGCTACGAGGAAGCACTGCAGGCCTTGGATCTGATCCTGGCCGAGCTGCAGGATGACGCCGTTCCGATGGCGGAGCTGCAACGGCATGTGCTGCATGGACAGGTCTATCTCGACCATTGCGAGAGCCTGTTGAAGACAATGGAAGAAGCGGTGGTTCAGCTCGACCCCGACACCCTGGAGCCCTCAGACGATGCGTAAGGTTCTGCCCTGGATCTATCTGGCCCTGGCCTTGCTCGGAGCTGTGCTCCCCTGGCGCGCCAATCTGGAGTTCATCGCGGAAAGCGGGGGTCAGGCCTTTGATCTGCCGCGTTTCATCGCCGACGCCTCCAGCACAGCCGCCGCCCGCTCACTGAGCTCAGACCTGCTGATCGGCGCTTCGGCCGTGAGCCTCTGGATCTGCACCGAAGGCCCACGGCTGAAGATCCGCGCCTGGTGGGTGGCGATCCTGGTGAGCTTCAGCGTGTCATTCGCCTGTGGGGCCCCCCTGTTTCTGTTTCTGCGGGAGCGCCACCTGCTGGCTCAGGAGTCGGAACCGGCATCCTGAGCCGTTACATCGATGGTCACCTCACTGGCTGGGACCGATGGATCAGGCCCTGACATCCCATCAAGCGCGGTTCCGCAGACGCTGCAGACGCTGGATCCCCCGAAGTTCACCGCGCCACAGGCCGAACAGGTCACCATGCGCGACTGAAGAATCTTCCAGCCGATCCAGCCCAGCCCCGTCAGCAGGAACGGCAGAACCAACAGGATGAGCAGCAATCCGCCAGCCAGATCCAGCAGCAGGCGCCCTGCGGCCGTTGGCAGAAGCAGCAACAGCACGATGGCCAGCCAGACCAAGGGGGAGGGGCGCGTCATGATCACTTCCAGGCTCCTTGCTTCAGCATCGCAGCCGTTGCCGTGGATTCAAGATGCTTCGCAGGGCGGATTTCCCTTACAAGCGCGTGGATCGTGCGCTCGCCAGTTCAACACTCAGACACTGGCCAAAGTAATGAATCACACCGATCAACCAGACCCATAAGGTCAACACCATCACACCACCAATCACGCCATAAGCCTGAAAACGATTACCGAGGGAAATAATGCTCAAGCTGAAGGCACTGTTGAGAACGTTCAACGCCACACCCACCAGCAGAGCCCCTGGAATCAATGGTTTCCAGGGAACCCGACGACTGGGAAGAACCCGTTGAAGCAGCAGAGATAACAACGACAGCCACAGCGTCGGCACGATGACATGTCCGACATTCAGAAATGGAATCGTCTTCAGTACGACCACGGCATCGGGCCACATGGACAACAACGATGCCATCAGGCTTTCAGGAATCCTGCCGAGATTGAAAACAATCTGCTCCAGAACAATCAATGACGCCGCCAAAACAACGATCAGGAAGGCTTCCAGACGCCCCCGCACGAAGTCGATCGCCTGGGTTTTCAGAGGCACAACAGTTGTTGTCTGCGGAAGAAACTCCTCCCAGAGCCGGTCCGCTCCCCGCTGCAGTGTGAGATAAGCATTGCTAGCGGCCAGCACCAGCAGGGCAACGCCGAACAAACCGGCTCCAAACCCCTGTGCCACGAGACCGAGCAGCGTTGACTCAACAACACCCACCGCCGAAGGGGGCAGCAGAGGCGTGATCGCATCGATCACCTGATCCATGCCACTGGTGCTTCCGAACACTTTCGCAGCCACCGCCAGGGCGATCAACAAAAGAGGAAAGATCGACTGCAGAGTGAAGTATGCGAAAGCAGCACTGAGGTCCACACAATCACACTGAGACCAGCGCAGTCCTGCATGCCAGAGCCTGCGACTCATCCAACGGATTCGAGACACAAGCCTGGCCACGGCTTCGCCATCACTGCCGAAACGCTACAACGGCAAGCAATATGTTCAGGCACAAAAAAACCACCTCGTTGCGAGGTGGTTTCTTCGTATGGAATGTTTTACCTGGCATCGAGCTATTTTCTCAGGGGGCTACCCCCCAAATATCGTCGCCGCTGATGCGTTTCACAACCGAGTTCGAGATGGATCGGAGTGGTTCCACACCGCTATGGACACCAGGATAGTTAAACATTCTCATGGGTTGTGAACCCTGAGAACTGCATAGGATCTGCAACTTTCGTCGCGCGTCTGAATCAAACAAAGTCTGTCTTTCAGGCAAGAACCAAGAAGTTGGTCAAGCCCTCGGTCTATTAGTACTCCTCCGCTGCATCCATTACTGGACTTCCACGTAGAGCCTATCAACGGGTGTTCTGCCCGTGACCTTACTGGGTTACCCCATGGGAACACTCATCTTGAGGTGGGCTTCCCACTTAGATGCTTTCAGCGGTTATCCACTCCGCACATGGCTACCCAGCGTTTACCGTTGGCACGATAACTGGTACACCAGAGGTGCGTTCCTCCCGGTCCTCTCGTACTAGGGAGAAATCCTCTCAATGTTCCTACGCGTACACCGGATATGGACCGAACTGTCTCACGACGTTCTGAACCCAGCTCGCGTACCGCTTTAATGGGCGAACAGCCCAACCCTTGGGACCGACTTCAGCCCCAGGTTGCGATGAGCCGACATCGAGGTGCCAAACCTCCCCGTCGATGTGAACTCTTGGGGGAGATCAGCCTGTTATCCCTAGAGTAACTTTTATCCGTTGAGCGACGGCCCTTCCACTCAGAACCGTCGGATCACTAAAGCCGACTTTCGTCCCTGTTCGACTTGTTGGTCTCACAGTCAAGCTCCCTTCTGCTTTTGCACTCGTCAGCTGATTTCCAACCAGCCTGAGGGAACCTTTGCGCGCCTCCGTTACCTTTTAGGAGGCGACCGCCCCAGTCAAACTGCCCACCTGATACTGTCCGCTCCCCGGATAACGGGTGAACGTTAGAACCCTAGCTCTGAAAGAGTGGTATCTCACCAGTGACTAACTCATACCCACAAGCATGAGATCAACGTCTCCCACCTATCCTGCGCATTCAGAGCCCGGGCACAATACCAAGCTACAGTAAAGCTTCATAGGGTCTTTCTGTCCAGGTGTACGTAGTCCGCATCTTCACAGACAATTCTATTTCGCCGAGCCTCTCTCCGAGACAGCGCCCTGATCGTTACGCCTTTCGTGCGGGTCGGAACTTACCCGACAAGGAATTTCGCTACCTTAGGACCGTTATAGTTACGGCCGCCGTTCACCGGGGCTTCAGTCGCCAGCTTCGCTTACGCTGACCGGCTTCCTTAACCTTCCGGCACTGGGCAGGCGTCAGCCCCCATACATCGTCTTGCGACTTAGCGGAGACCTGTGTTTTTGGTAAACAGTCGCCAGGGCCTCTTCACTGCGACCACCTTGCGGTGGCACCCCTTCTCCCGAAGTTACGGGGCCATTTTGCCGAGTTCCTTAGAGAGAGTTACCTCGCGCACCTCGGTATTCTCTACCACCCCACCTGTGTCGGTTTCGGGTACTGGCAGTTATGCCTTAACGGGTATAGAGCTTTTCTTGGAAGCATGACGTCACCAACTTCGCTGCCGTAGCAGCTCGTACTCACGCCTCAGCTCGGAACGTTTTCTCCGCTCCTCAACGCCTCGAACGCTTGAACCAGTAACCAACATCTGGCTTGGCTAGCCTTCTCCGTCCCTCTTCCCAAAACATAACCGGTACAGGAATGTTGACCTGTTATCCATCGACTACGCCTTTCGGCCTCGCCTTAGGTCCAGACTAACCCTCCGCGGACGAGCCTGCCGGAGGAACCCTTAGGGTTTCGGTGCATGGGATTCTCACCCATGTTTTCGCTACTCAAGCCGACATTCTCACTTCTATGCAGTCCACGTCCGCTCACGCTAACGCTTCGCCCCACATAGAACGCTCCCCTACCATAAATCCGCAGCTTCGGTACAACACTTAGCCCCGTTCATTTTCGGCGCAGGATCGCTCGACCAGTGAGCTATTACGCACTCCTTTGAGGATGGCTGCTTCTAGGCAAACCTCCTGGTTGTCTATGCAATCCCACCTCCTTTATCACTTAGTGTTGATTTGGGGACCTTAGCTGGCGGTCTGGGCTGTTTCCCTCTTGACCATGGAGCTTATCCCCCACAGTCTGACTGCCTGACTACACACAGGGTATTCAGAGTTCATCTCGATTTGGTACCGCTCTCGCAGCCCGCACCGAAATGGTGGCTTTACCCCCCTGCTGGAGCATCAGACGCTACGCCTCAACGTATTTCGGGGAGAACCAGCTAGCTCCGGGTTCGATTGGCATTTCACCCCTAACCACAGCTCATCCGCTGACTTTTCAACGTCAGTCGGTTCGGACCTCCACTTGGTATCACCCAAGCTTCATCCTGGCCATGGTTAGATCACCCGGGTTCGGGTCTATAAACACTGACAAGCGCCCTATTCAGACTCGCTTTCGCTATGGCTCCACCATTTCCGGTTTAACCCGCCAGTGCCTATAAGTCGCCGGCTCATTCTTCAACAGGCACACGGTCACCCTATGAGTAGGGCTCCCATTGCTTGTAGGCTCACGGTTTCATGTTCTATTTCACTCCCCTCCCGGGGTTCTTTTCACCTTTCCCTCGCGGTACTGTTTCGCTATCGGTCACACAGGAGTACTTAGCCTTACGAGGTGGTCCTCGCGGATTCACACGGAATTTCACGTGCTCCGTGCTACTCGGGATACAGCTAGGTCAGTTCAGTTTTCAGTTACGGGGCTTTCACCCTCTGTGGCGTGTCATTCAAACACTTCTCCTAACATTCCTGATCCACGTTGCTGTCCCACAACCCCGATGCTCGAAAGCATCGGTTTAGGCTCTTCCCCGTTCGCTCGCCGCTACTGAGGGAGTCGTTTTTACTTTCCTTTCCTCCAGCTACTAAGATGTTTCAGTTCGCTGGGTTGGCTCGCGCCAGCCTATGGATTCAGCTGGCCGTACTAGGGGTTGCCCCATTCGGAAATTCCCGGATCAAAGCGTGCTTCCAGCTCCCCGAGACTTATCGCAGGTAACCACGTCCTTCATCGCCTCTGTGTGCCAAGGTATCCACCGTGAGCCCTTTGTAGCTTGACCAATTAACCTCTAAAACGCTTACCGTTGTTGAGACGGATTCTTCTGTTTTCAACCTCAGTTTTCACTGACACTGAAAACAAAATCAAACTCCTCATCGCTCGACACGATAAGAAGAACATTTTAGAGTCTCGGCTCTTGCTCAAAAGAATTTTCATTGCTCTGGTTCTAGGCATCCTTTCGGATACTCAGACTCAAAACAATGCATCCATGAGATGCTTTGTTTTTTCCAGACTTCACCTATGCAGTTGTCAAGGTTCTGCCAGACTCCAAATCAAATCATTGATTGCTCAATAACTTGAATTGAGCCCAGCATCTTATCAACCAAATCATGAGTTCTCACTCATCCTTGGAATGACAGGAAGCTGGGGTCATCCAGCGGACATTATCCAAATCACACTCCTCATTTCGAGTCATTTCCCGTTACACGGAAAATGGAGATTGAGTTCGGTCAGTGGAGGTTAGGAGACTCGAACTCCTGACATCCTGCTTGCAAAGCAGGCGCTCTACCAACTGAGCTAAACCCCCAACACCGAATGGGCCATCCTGGACTTGAACCAGGGACCTCACCCTTATCAGGGGTGCGCTCTAACCACCTGAGCTAATGGCCCAGGAAAAAAACTCAACCCTTGTGGGGTGTGACCTAGACAAAGTTTAGGAACTGATCATCTCCATAACTCAAATCAACATTGCTGCTGATTCAGTTACTTCAACGCTGAGGTACCGATCGACCTAAGGTGACAGGATTTCGGCCTAAGAATAAAAGTACTCAGGCATCAAAATCGTTGTTTGTCTCCCTGTTAGGAGGTGATCCATCCGCACCTTCCGGTACGGATACCTTGTTACGACTTCACCCCAGTCATCAGCCCCACCTTCGACGTCCTCCTCCACAAGGGTTGGAGTAACGGCTTCGGGCGTGGCCAACTTCCATGGTGTGACGGGCGGTGTGTACAAGGCCCGGGAACGTATTCACCGCAGTATGCTGACCTGCGATTACTAGCGATTCCTCCTTCACGTAGGCGAGTTGCAGCCTACGATCTGAACTGAGCCACGGTTTATGGGATTTGCTTGTCCTCGCGAACTTGCTGCCCTTTGTCCGTAGCATTGTAGTACGTGTGTAGCCCAGGATGTAAGGGGCATGATGACTTGACGTCATCCACACCTTCCTCCGGTTTATCACCGGCGGTCTCTCTAGAGTGCCCAACTAAATGCTGGCAACTAAAGACGTGGGTTGCGCTCGTTGCGGGACTTAACCCAACATCTCACGACACGAGCTGACGACAGCCATGCACCACCTGTCACTGCGTTCCCGAAGGCACCCTCTCGTTTCCAAGAGGTTCGCAGGATGTCAAACCCTGGTAAGGTTCTTCGCGTTGCATCGAATTAAACCACATACTCCACCGCTTGTGCGGGCCCCCGTCAATTCCTTTGAGTTTCACACTTGCGTGCGT encodes:
- a CDS encoding DUF2834 domain-containing protein — translated: MRKVLPWIYLALALLGAVLPWRANLEFIAESGGQAFDLPRFIADASSTAAARSLSSDLLIGASAVSLWICTEGPRLKIRAWWVAILVSFSVSFACGAPLFLFLRERHLLAQESEPAS
- a CDS encoding YihY/virulence factor BrkB family protein, with the protein product MSRRLWHAGLRWSQCDCVDLSAAFAYFTLQSIFPLLLIALAVAAKVFGSTSGMDQVIDAITPLLPPSAVGVVESTLLGLVAQGFGAGLFGVALLVLAASNAYLTLQRGADRLWEEFLPQTTTVVPLKTQAIDFVRGRLEAFLIVVLAASLIVLEQIVFNLGRIPESLMASLLSMWPDAVVVLKTIPFLNVGHVIVPTLWLSLLSLLLQRVLPSRRVPWKPLIPGALLVGVALNVLNSAFSLSIISLGNRFQAYGVIGGVMVLTLWVWLIGVIHYFGQCLSVELASARSTRL
- a CDS encoding chlorophyll a/b-binding protein, which gives rise to MSDSTQSRFGFVNFAETWNGRLAMLGFVIGLGTELLTGQGILSQIGLG
- the xseA gene encoding exodeoxyribonuclease VII large subunit; amino-acid sequence: MSADRIPTYSVGELNAAVGSLLERGFAPRFLVEASVSRPQLKKGHLWLTLTDGDASITGVVWASRLKQLSHHPQDGDGVTVVGKLNFWIARASLSVQVLDIRPSLTTVLRQFEQVRDRLLEEGVIDPARRRPLPLRPAVVVILTSVPSSALADMLRTARERWPMTRLLLVPIPVQGAVAERIRGVLSALAMRHEHLQLEALVLARGGGSREDLAVFDDEGLCRDLAVFPVPVITGLGHEDDLTVADLVADHRAATPTAAIVALLPDRQTVERDLQRRRERLRDLPSWRLARERQRLLDRRRRLEQQAPTARLPRLRQELQQKRLLLQALSPERWLQRGLALVNDASGAAVTGISDVQPGDRLTVQLRDGLLDTRVDAIRPASDASTP
- a CDS encoding DUF2973 domain-containing protein, whose product is MLSSLFPVLYGVVFVALLWQAFRVMSRGFRAASGPIDEPADRTGRVTVHPELLDNDGRITEEDLLTVRFGGDEEAGSDTSGTTAE
- a CDS encoding trypsin-like peptidase domain-containing protein; amino-acid sequence: MAQAAPASAALSRESFVAAAVKRSGAAVVTLETARTVRSPGVSGLPRGLMADPMFRHFFGIPGTATPRSRVQRGQGSGVIFDAEGLLLTNAHVVEGADTLSVGLSDGRRVSGRVVGKDTLTDLAVVRLEGKGPWPTATLGNSDQLNVGDWAIAVGNPFGLENTVTLGIISNLNRNVSQLGISGKRLDLIQTDAAINPGNSGGPLLNADGEVVGINTLVRSGPGAGLGFAIPINRAQAIARELVKSGRVQHPMVGIGLSPVPSPNPGAAVPPGAVIRSVQPGGPADKAGLKVDDVIISIDGRTMKGPAAVVSAIESRGVGERLRITVRRGEDEVTLEVTPVDLSTLQPA
- the xseB gene encoding exodeoxyribonuclease VII small subunit gives rise to the protein MNDSESLQDRIKDWRKDASGLSYEEALQALDLILAELQDDAVPMAELQRHVLHGQVYLDHCESLLKTMEEAVVQLDPDTLEPSDDA
- the hrpB gene encoding ATP-dependent helicase HrpB, whose amino-acid sequence is MTAYPIDPLLPRLCEALQPGSTVLLQAPPGAGKTTRVPLALLGALGPMGDNRIREGRIWMIEPRRLAARAAASRLAETLGESVGERVGFSVRGEQQRSAQTQVEVITDGLFLRRLQADPALNGVAVVLFDEFHERRRDADLAFALLQEARPLLQPELAVMLMSATLDLSDLRNRLPEAAVLESEGRAHPVETVHQLPRRDEALPRQVLRAIETHAIELPARSGVLVFLPGLAEIIRCKELLETAGYLRRWRILPLHGQLPLEEQNRALQRCSADHDGTVILASAIAESSVTIDGVRLVIDSGLSRQLRYDPGQGMEGLETVPSSLASADQRRGRAGRQGPGCCVRLWSPAEQQRRPAFSTPELQLADPQPVVLELAAWGAGLGEELPWLEPPPAASLLEGQQQLIALGVLTTDGRLSPSGRLLGQLGTHPRLGVLMLEAHRRGCPELGCDLAALLSERDPLRLRDSGCDLHARLEALKRERRLAPLRQLSRQLRRQLEALKLDPPHDQPEQDASRLILAAFPGWLALQRPGQPGRYRLRQGRGADLVPHDPLTGAEALAVARVDLGSRETRIQLAVAISDATLQSLAAQEGQWQDSAHWDAAAARIRARRRLMLGHLTIREDALPTPDGLQCRDLLLGLLAESRRLDWLPWTDALQQLCRRQDLAHRHLGAPWPQRTPEALLATAEHWLGPVLIGCLRWQDLDPTTLENALWTDLEWGHRQQLETLLPRQVPIPSGRCAALRYEEDEVVLAVKLQEMFGCADSPQLLDGRLPVTLELLSPAGRPLQRTCDLAGFWSGSYADVRRDMRGRYPKHPWPEDPRQAIPTARTKRRPSRPN